From a single Alloactinosynnema sp. L-07 genomic region:
- a CDS encoding dihydrofolate reductase family protein: protein MAKLRVHNLAMSLDGYVAGPRQSLEDPLGVDGEKLHEWLFADDRASIVDDLIERGENGIGATIMGRNMFGPIRGPWGEDTWTGWWGPNPPYHHPVFVLTHHPHPPITMEGATTFHFVDGGVDAALALAVDAAGGLDVRLGGGAATVRQYLRAGLVDELNVSVVPILLGSGERVFEDGITALECTESVTVDRVTHLRLVKAASPS, encoded by the coding sequence ATGGCGAAATTGAGGGTCCACAACCTGGCGATGTCGCTCGACGGCTACGTCGCCGGGCCGCGGCAGAGCCTGGAGGACCCGCTGGGGGTCGACGGTGAGAAGCTGCACGAGTGGCTCTTCGCCGATGACCGCGCGAGCATCGTCGACGACCTCATCGAACGCGGTGAGAACGGGATCGGCGCCACGATCATGGGGCGCAACATGTTCGGCCCGATCCGCGGACCGTGGGGCGAGGACACCTGGACCGGCTGGTGGGGCCCGAACCCGCCCTACCACCACCCGGTGTTCGTCCTGACCCACCACCCGCACCCGCCCATCACCATGGAGGGCGCGACCACCTTCCACTTCGTCGACGGCGGCGTCGACGCCGCCCTGGCCCTGGCCGTCGACGCGGCGGGCGGGCTCGACGTGCGGCTCGGCGGGGGAGCGGCCACCGTCCGGCAGTACCTGCGGGCGGGCCTGGTCGACGAGCTCAACGTCTCCGTGGTGCCGATCCTGCTCGGCTCCGGCGAACGCGTGTTCGAGGACGGGATCACCGCCCTCGAGTGCACCGAGTCGGTCACCGTCGACCGGGTGACCCACCTGCGCCTGGTGAAGGCCGCCAGTCCTTCGTGA
- a CDS encoding tyrosine-type recombinase/integrase, with protein sequence MTDVLVAAGEDIWPGVDDPARLLAMIGDWLLGYANRATRHKYAESLGLPVSAADLAPWRDRPELAPVVHAYAHTLGLPTRPPAVTANRPPPARRGRLRHLHWLRWCGARGLDPLRANTTHVKEWLDDLTDHGAAKATRDRMLGTLKAFYGHLAEAGEIAANPAALSRRRLNVATDHDTTRTVTLTAHQVRVLLDAAAAPRPGRDRLGTLRATAVVALFTLGVRVSELCDLTRADLHSTRGRTALRVPGKGDKPRVVYLSGLAQDALNAYLHHRAGDTAPALRGQVKAGTQPLIGTRDDKPMARADVWALLRRIAASAGPDLADVATRIHPHALRHFYVTAAVEAGAELVTVQADVGHASVDTTNRTYNSAARAPQRSAVDLVAEAITGSG encoded by the coding sequence GTGACCGACGTGCTCGTCGCCGCGGGCGAGGACATCTGGCCCGGCGTCGACGATCCCGCCCGGCTGCTGGCCATGATCGGTGACTGGCTGCTCGGCTACGCCAACCGCGCCACCCGACACAAGTACGCCGAATCCCTCGGCCTGCCGGTCAGCGCCGCGGACCTCGCCCCCTGGCGCGACCGCCCCGAACTCGCGCCCGTCGTCCACGCCTACGCCCACACCCTCGGCCTGCCCACGCGGCCACCGGCGGTCACCGCGAACCGGCCGCCACCGGCGCGGCGCGGCAGGCTGCGGCACCTGCACTGGCTGCGCTGGTGCGGCGCGCGCGGCCTGGACCCGCTGCGCGCCAACACCACCCACGTCAAGGAATGGCTCGACGACCTCACCGACCACGGCGCCGCGAAAGCCACCCGCGACCGCATGCTCGGTACCCTCAAAGCCTTCTACGGCCACCTCGCCGAGGCGGGGGAGATCGCCGCCAATCCCGCGGCCCTGTCCCGCAGGCGTCTCAACGTCGCCACCGACCATGACACCACCCGCACCGTCACCCTCACCGCCCACCAGGTCCGCGTCCTGCTCGACGCCGCCGCCGCGCCCAGACCCGGCCGCGACCGGCTCGGCACCCTGCGCGCCACCGCCGTGGTCGCCCTGTTCACCCTCGGCGTGCGCGTCTCCGAACTGTGCGACCTGACCCGCGCCGATCTGCACTCCACCCGCGGCCGCACCGCACTGCGCGTACCGGGCAAAGGCGACAAACCGCGCGTCGTCTACCTCTCCGGACTGGCCCAGGACGCACTCAACGCCTACCTGCACCACCGCGCGGGCGACACCGCCCCCGCCCTGCGCGGCCAGGTCAAGGCGGGCACCCAACCGCTGATCGGCACCCGCGACGACAAACCCATGGCCCGCGCCGACGTGTGGGCGCTGCTGCGCCGCATCGCCGCATCGGCAGGCCCCGACCTCGCCGACGTGGCCACCCGAATCCACCCGCACGCCCTGCGCCACTTCTACGTCACCGCCGCGGTCGAGGCGGGCGCCGAACTGGTCACCGTGCAGGCCGACGTCGGCCACGCCAGCGTCGACACCACCAACCGCACCTACAACTCCGCGGCCCGCGCCCCGCAGCGCAGCGCCGTCGACCTCGTCGCCGAGGCCATCACCGGGTCAGGCTGA
- a CDS encoding M28 family peptidase gives MTIGAVHRHLIAFQRIADRNGGNRADPSPGARESLDYVAERVRAAGFEVTIQEFGYDRRVIDAESLTVAATRVVPDHMTGSPQTPVGGLTAGLVVVPADSTTGCEPEDYTGIDVAGAIVLIRRGGCSFVTKERVAADAGAIAGVVYNNSPGPMGGEVNPATARIPMVGLVGVDGTALIALAGKQATLDARHHIEPTNSRNLIASTRTGRRDNAVIVGAHLDSLPAVPGINENATSVAAMLETALQLGGSPKVNNSVRFIWWGGDWDNTGSDAYLRSLSFEQQLDIALHIELEAIGSPNGGYFVFDGDGSSTGGSGPYGSGQIEQAFADYYASRGIATEPTKFPGPGAYSDFMPAGIPTGGLFSGLFHTKTQAQAEKWGGTAGALFDPCNHSVCDNLGNINRDLLDKNADAVAHITGRFARSTRDVNGVESRAHRASVRQAATRQAAGISVVTE, from the coding sequence GTGACGATCGGCGCCGTCCATCGGCATCTGATCGCGTTTCAGCGTATCGCGGACCGCAATGGCGGCAATCGGGCCGATCCGTCGCCGGGAGCCAGGGAAAGTCTGGATTATGTCGCGGAAAGGGTTCGTGCCGCCGGGTTCGAGGTGACGATTCAGGAATTCGGCTATGACCGGAGGGTCATCGACGCGGAGAGTCTCACCGTGGCGGCGACTCGGGTGGTGCCCGATCACATGACCGGCTCGCCGCAGACCCCGGTGGGCGGGCTCACGGCAGGCTTGGTCGTCGTGCCGGCGGACTCGACCACCGGCTGCGAGCCCGAGGACTACACCGGAATCGACGTGGCGGGCGCCATCGTTCTGATCCGTCGCGGCGGCTGTTCGTTCGTCACCAAGGAGAGAGTCGCGGCCGACGCGGGCGCGATCGCCGGGGTGGTCTACAACAACAGCCCTGGCCCGATGGGCGGCGAGGTGAATCCCGCCACCGCGCGCATTCCGATGGTCGGGCTGGTCGGGGTCGATGGCACCGCGTTGATCGCACTGGCGGGCAAGCAGGCCACGCTGGACGCGCGACATCACATCGAGCCGACCAACAGCCGCAATCTGATCGCGTCAACGCGCACCGGGCGCCGGGACAACGCCGTCATCGTGGGGGCGCACCTGGACAGCCTTCCCGCTGTTCCCGGCATCAACGAGAACGCCACCAGCGTCGCGGCCATGCTGGAGACCGCGCTGCAGCTCGGCGGTTCACCGAAAGTGAACAACTCCGTGCGGTTCATCTGGTGGGGCGGAGACTGGGACAACACAGGTTCTGATGCCTACCTGAGATCGCTCTCCTTCGAACAGCAGCTCGACATCGCGCTGCATATCGAGCTCGAAGCGATCGGCTCACCGAACGGAGGGTATTTCGTCTTCGACGGCGACGGCTCATCGACGGGTGGTTCGGGGCCGTACGGTTCCGGGCAGATCGAACAGGCTTTCGCGGACTACTACGCCTCTCGCGGAATCGCCACCGAACCCACCAAATTTCCGGGACCGGGCGCCTACTCGGACTTCATGCCCGCCGGAATACCCACCGGCGGCCTGTTCTCCGGCTTGTTCCACACCAAGACGCAGGCGCAGGCCGAGAAGTGGGGCGGCACCGCGGGCGCGCTGTTCGACCCGTGCAACCACTCGGTCTGCGACAATCTCGGAAACATCAACCGCGACCTGCTGGACAAGAACGCCGACGCCGTCGCCCACATCACCGGCAGGTTCGCGAGATCGACGCGGGATGTCAACGGCGTGGAGTCCAGGGCGCACCGAGCGTCGGTTCGCCAGGCAGCGACCAGGCAGGCAGCCGGAATATCCGTCGTAACCGAATGA
- a CDS encoding GNAT family N-acetyltransferase, which yields MSTDWTTRAETDADIPAIRAVVQAAFDTGDEADLVDRLRTDPSWIEGLSIVATDDSGAVVGHTLLTRCHIGDTEALCLAPCAVAPDHQRTGAGSAAIRAALDAAADLGERFVVVLGHPTYYPRFGFTRASAHGIRVSIEVPDDALMALALKDDPLPGGTIHYAAPFGI from the coding sequence ATGAGCACCGACTGGACCACCCGCGCCGAGACCGACGCCGACATCCCCGCCATCCGCGCCGTCGTACAGGCCGCCTTCGACACCGGCGACGAGGCCGACCTGGTCGACCGCCTGCGCACCGATCCCTCGTGGATCGAGGGACTGTCGATCGTCGCCACCGACGACTCCGGCGCCGTCGTCGGACACACCCTGCTCACCCGCTGCCACATCGGCGACACCGAGGCCCTGTGCCTGGCGCCGTGCGCGGTCGCCCCGGACCACCAGCGGACCGGGGCGGGCTCGGCGGCCATCCGCGCGGCACTGGACGCGGCCGCGGACCTGGGGGAGCGGTTCGTCGTCGTCCTGGGCCACCCGACGTACTACCCCAGGTTCGGCTTCACCCGCGCCTCCGCGCACGGGATCCGGGTGTCCATCGAGGTGCCCGACGACGCGCTGATGGCGTTGGCCCTCAAGGATGATCCGCTGCCCGGCGGCACAATCCACTACGCCGCGCCGTTCGGAATCTAG
- the rox gene encoding rifampin monooxygenase → MIDVIVAGGGPTGLMLACELRLQGVHALVVEKDPEPTKVVRSLGLHARTVEVMDQRGLLERFLALGTKYPLGGFFAGITKPAPERLDTTHPYVLGIPQPSTDRLLTEHAAEVGVEIRRGCELVGLDQDDDGVTVELADGTRLGARYLVGCDGGRSTVRGLLGVGFPGEPSRVDTLLGEMRVTAPPETLSAVVAEVRKTQLRFGAMPLGDGVYRIGVPAEGVAEDRSVPPTLEEFRRQLRVVAGTDFGVHSPRWLSRFGDATRLAERYRTGRVLLAGDAAHIHPPTGGQGLNLGVQDAFNLGWKLAAEVNGWAPEGLLDSYHTERHPVAAAVLDNTRAQMQLMSTEPGPQSVRRLVAELMDFEDVNRYLIEKITAIGIRYDFGEGHELLGRRLRDVGLKRGRLYELMRGGRGLLLDQTGTLSVAGWADRVDHVVDVSEELDVPAALLRPDGHVAWVGEDQRDLLSRLPTWFGAAVD, encoded by the coding sequence ATGATCGACGTGATCGTCGCGGGCGGCGGACCGACCGGCTTGATGCTGGCCTGCGAACTGCGGCTGCAAGGCGTGCACGCACTCGTGGTGGAGAAGGACCCCGAGCCGACCAAGGTCGTCCGCTCGCTCGGTCTGCACGCGCGCACTGTCGAGGTGATGGACCAGCGCGGTCTGCTGGAACGGTTCCTCGCGCTCGGCACGAAATACCCCCTCGGCGGCTTCTTCGCGGGCATCACCAAGCCCGCCCCGGAGCGGCTGGACACCACACATCCGTATGTCCTGGGCATCCCGCAGCCCAGCACCGACCGCCTGCTCACCGAGCACGCCGCCGAGGTGGGCGTCGAGATCCGGCGCGGCTGCGAGCTGGTCGGGCTGGACCAGGACGACGACGGGGTCACCGTCGAGCTGGCGGACGGCACCCGGCTGGGCGCGCGCTACCTCGTCGGCTGCGACGGCGGCCGCAGCACGGTGCGCGGGCTGCTCGGTGTCGGCTTCCCCGGTGAGCCCTCCCGGGTCGACACGCTGCTGGGCGAGATGCGGGTGACCGCGCCACCGGAGACGCTTTCCGCGGTGGTGGCCGAGGTCCGCAAGACCCAGCTCCGGTTCGGCGCCATGCCCCTCGGGGACGGGGTGTACCGCATCGGCGTGCCCGCCGAGGGGGTGGCCGAGGACCGCTCGGTCCCGCCGACATTGGAGGAATTCCGGCGGCAGCTGCGGGTGGTCGCGGGCACCGACTTCGGCGTGCACTCACCGCGCTGGCTCTCCCGCTTCGGCGACGCCACCCGGCTGGCCGAGCGCTACCGCACCGGCCGGGTGCTGCTGGCGGGCGACGCGGCGCACATCCACCCGCCGACCGGCGGGCAGGGCCTCAACCTCGGCGTCCAGGACGCGTTCAACCTGGGGTGGAAGCTGGCCGCCGAGGTCAACGGCTGGGCTCCGGAGGGCCTGTTGGACAGCTACCACACCGAACGGCACCCGGTGGCCGCCGCCGTGCTGGACAACACCCGCGCGCAGATGCAGCTGATGTCCACCGAGCCCGGTCCCCAGTCGGTGCGCCGGTTGGTGGCGGAGCTGATGGACTTCGAGGACGTGAACCGGTACCTGATCGAGAAGATCACCGCGATCGGGATCCGCTACGACTTCGGCGAGGGGCACGAGTTGCTCGGCCGCAGGCTGCGGGACGTGGGCCTGAAGCGGGGACGCCTCTACGAGCTGATGCGCGGCGGCCGCGGGCTGCTGCTCGACCAGACCGGCACGCTGTCGGTGGCGGGCTGGGCCGACCGGGTCGACCACGTGGTCGACGTCAGCGAGGAACTCGACGTGCCCGCGGCGCTGCTGCGGCCCGACGGCCACGTCGCTTGGGTCGGCGAGGACCAGCGCGACCTGCTCAGCAGGCTCCCGACGTGGTTCGGCGCGGCCGTCGACTGA